Proteins from a genomic interval of Longimicrobiales bacterium:
- a CDS encoding ATP-binding protein — translation MVPRRLLRWLYVGRLTLAAGIFGAALFTWQQTTPETTLLATLALLLSLATTAVGLWWTEGKGRVPGRNFLYLQVVFDTLLVTAIVHITSDGGSSPFAPLYILNIAAGALLLPLPGGVLVGGLASALYFADAMWLQAAPPTVTMVLQIGVFALTALLTGNLGDRLRLTGTALGAAESELKQLRLDTSEILATIDTGLITVDGAGRLVQANGAAMQVLQVTRAADLGPDVLTDLDRRVPGLGAMLRRTAATRIGVRRSELKVSRVDGLHYIGVRTTVLEREGLPWVTAVLQDITESKQIEELIRRAERLQAVAELGASLAHEIKNPLASIRSASEQLAQDRISTDDRTVLRRLVVNESDRLSRLLADFMDFSRVELRRWSPLDLREVTRGAIELVRAHPDSARCPGIELIEPKEPVTVEGDQDLLHRAVFNLVLNAVQYSADNGPVRVELGRAFDGNLPASVHMESPVRLTVTDSGPGIPEKEVEHLFDPFFTKREGGTGLGLAMVHRAVEAHSGAIMVDAAPDRGARFTVYLPAPAARRN, via the coding sequence TCGGCGCTGCGCTGTTCACGTGGCAGCAGACGACGCCGGAGACGACGCTGCTGGCGACGCTCGCGCTGCTGCTGTCGCTGGCGACCACGGCGGTGGGGCTGTGGTGGACCGAAGGGAAGGGGCGGGTCCCCGGCCGGAACTTCCTGTACCTGCAGGTCGTTTTCGACACGCTGCTGGTCACCGCGATCGTCCACATCACGTCCGACGGCGGGAGCAGCCCATTCGCTCCGCTCTACATCCTGAACATCGCTGCCGGTGCGCTGCTGCTGCCGCTGCCCGGCGGTGTCCTGGTGGGTGGGCTGGCGAGCGCGCTGTACTTCGCGGACGCGATGTGGCTGCAGGCGGCCCCTCCGACGGTCACGATGGTCCTCCAGATCGGTGTGTTCGCGCTGACGGCGCTGCTGACCGGCAACCTGGGTGACCGGCTGCGGCTGACCGGAACGGCACTGGGCGCGGCGGAGTCGGAGCTGAAGCAGCTCCGGCTGGACACGAGCGAGATCCTGGCGACGATCGACACGGGCCTGATCACGGTCGATGGGGCGGGCCGGCTGGTGCAGGCGAATGGCGCGGCCATGCAGGTGCTGCAGGTCACGCGAGCGGCCGACCTCGGCCCGGACGTGCTGACGGACCTGGACCGTCGGGTGCCCGGGCTGGGTGCCATGCTGCGTCGCACGGCTGCGACGCGCATCGGCGTACGACGGAGCGAGCTGAAGGTGAGCCGCGTCGACGGGCTCCATTACATCGGCGTGCGCACGACCGTGCTGGAACGCGAGGGGCTGCCCTGGGTCACGGCGGTGCTGCAGGACATCACCGAGAGCAAGCAGATCGAGGAACTGATCCGGCGCGCGGAGCGATTGCAGGCGGTGGCTGAGCTCGGCGCGTCGCTCGCGCACGAAATCAAGAATCCGCTCGCGTCGATCCGCAGTGCGAGCGAGCAGCTCGCGCAGGACCGGATCAGCACGGATGACAGGACCGTGCTGCGTCGCCTGGTGGTGAACGAGTCGGATCGGCTCAGCAGGCTGCTGGCCGATTTCATGGATTTCAGCCGTGTCGAGCTGCGACGCTGGAGCCCGCTCGACCTGCGCGAGGTCACGCGCGGCGCCATCGAGCTGGTGCGGGCGCACCCGGACAGTGCGCGCTGTCCGGGGATCGAGCTGATCGAGCCGAAGGAGCCGGTGACGGTCGAGGGCGACCAGGACCTGCTGCACCGTGCGGTGTTCAACCTCGTGTTGAATGCCGTTCAGTATTCGGCAGACAACGGCCCTGTCCGTGTCGAGCTCGGCCGCGCATTCGACGGCAATCTGCCCGCGAGCGTGCACATGGAGTCGCCGGTCCGGCTGACGGTGACCGACAGCGGCCCGGGCATTCCCGAAAAGGAAGTCGAGCACCTGTTCGACCCGTTCTTCACGAAGCGCGAGGGCGGCACCGGACTCGGACTCGCCATGGTGCATCGCGCCGTCGAGGCACACAGCGGCGCGATCATGGTCGATGCGGCGCCCGATCGCGGTGCGCGCTTCACGGTCTACCTGCCGGCACCGGCAGCACGGAGGAACTGA